The segment CGCGGTACCGGCCGCGGCGGCGGTGCCGTCGTCGACGAAGCTGTAGCCGCCGTTGAGCAGCGACACCTGCGCCTTTCCGGTGGCGGCCTTGTTTCCGGTGGCGTTGCGGACCGCGACCCGGACGGTCGCGTCGGGGGTGGTCTTCTTGACCGTGCCGCCGAGCACGTCCTTGACCACACTGGCCGAGGTGGTCTGGCTGAGCGTCCCGTTCGCCTGTACGGGCAGCAGGGTGGTCCGGTAGGCGCCGGTCTTCGCCAGTTCCGCCCGCTGCGCCAGCGAGCTGCCCAGCTGGGCCTCGGTGAGCGGCGGGTCGAGCACCTGCAGCAGCGTCTTGACCGTGGTGGTGGCGCCGTCCGCGTCGCTGGAGACCTTCTTCAGGGCCGCCTGCATGACCTGGCCGAACCGCTGGAGCTGCTTGGTCTGCGGCTCGCCCGGCTTCAGGTAGGTGGCGTAGGCGACGGCGGCCTGGCCGCTGAGGTCCTGGGCGCTGCCCTGTTTGACGACCGGGGAGGCGCCCTTCTTGGCGCCGGGGACGGTGGCGTCGGTGTCCAGGGTGATCCCGCCGATCGTCTCGACGAGGTTCTCCAGGTACGGGGTGTCCAGCCGCCAGCTGGCCTTGAGGTCGGCGCCCAGGAGGCTGTTGAGGGAGTCCCGGGTCGGCTCGGTGCCCTCGTCCTTGACGGACTTGCCGAGCGTGGTGCTGGTGCCGTCGTCCTTGGGGACGAGGAGGCTGTTGGGCAGGAGGACGGTGGTGCCCTTGTGGGTGGTCTCGTTGTCCACCAGCAGCGCCGTCGAGCTGTTCCCGCTCTTGGTGTCCCGCAGATGGACGACGAGGACATCGCGCTTCTGCCCGGCGGCCGCCGCCGCGCCGGCCTCCGGACCGGCCACTCCCGGCAGCTTGCCCGCCCACCACAGATAGCCGACACCGCCGGCGACCAGCAGGGCCAGCACGACGGACAGCGCGACGATCCGGCTGCGGCCGCGCCGCTTGGCCTCCTCGCGCCGCTCGGTGCGGCTCTCGGTGAACTTCAGCCAGTCGATGACGTCTTCGGAGTCCTCGTCCGGCTCCTCGATGAAG is part of the Streptomyces platensis genome and harbors:
- a CDS encoding LCP family protein codes for the protein MSDRQDPYGPRDPYAHDPYAQEQQGQHGQQGYTYDAYGQPVYHDAAQPSYQQHYDAYGQQTAPSAYEGYDPYGGQQGAGQAAQGYQDGHQPYQAQAEYGYDAYGGGQVQDRPGYPQQYDPYGSPQQDPSHQQEWIPQQAQQSPYEQVSYGEQPRYEEPAPQRQDGPPRPPAQRRAPAEDSDGPDAAGGPGAPSADGPDYGTEQFSFIEEPDEDSEDVIDWLKFTESRTERREEAKRRGRSRIVALSVVLALLVAGGVGYLWWAGKLPGVAGPEAGAAAAAGQKRDVLVVHLRDTKSGNSSTALLVDNETTHKGTTVLLPNSLLVPKDDGTSTTLGKSVKDEGTEPTRDSLNSLLGADLKASWRLDTPYLENLVETIGGITLDTDATVPGAKKGASPVVKQGSAQDLSGQAAVAYATYLKPGEPQTKQLQRFGQVMQAALKKVSSDADGATTTVKTLLQVLDPPLTEAQLGSSLAQRAELAKTGAYRTTLLPVQANGTLSQTTSASVVKDVLGGTVKKTTPDATVRVAVRNATGNKAATGKAQVSLLNGGYSFVDDGTAAAAGTASRITYADAAQKAKAAEVAKTLGLPAGAVRQGKGASNADITVVLGRDYRG